Proteins encoded together in one Quercus lobata isolate SW786 chromosome 3, ValleyOak3.0 Primary Assembly, whole genome shotgun sequence window:
- the LOC115980948 gene encoding endoglucanase 5 has product MRKSNVVLLALLVGILQLEATIATVFNFNYGEALDKSLLFFEAQRSGKLPPTQRVIWRADSGLKDGFSQGVDLVGGYYDAGDHVKFGLPMAFSVTMLAWGAIEFSKEITEYNQMGNTLWAIRWGTDYFIKAHPQPNVLWGQVGDGASDHYCWERAEDMTTPRNGYKLDANNPGSDLAGETAAALAASAIAFKPYNSSYSNLLLVHAKQLFSFADNFRGLYDDSISSAKQFYTSSGYSDELLWAAAWLYEATNDVYYLKYAVDNAVYLGGTGWAVKEFSWDNKYAGVQILLSKVLLEGKSGAFTNTLMQYQAKADYFACACLQKNDGYNVYKTAGGLLYVREWNNMQYVSSAAFLLAVYSEYLSAANAKLTCPEGLIQPQELLNFAKSQADYILGNNPKSISYLVGYGPNYPTHVHHRGASITSVHILHSVVECVQGFEAWYYNPQGNPNVIYGALVGGPNQNDDFSDDRSNYEETEPTLSGNAPLIGLFAKLQSVQGIPGPYHTKLPAVHQTTKSTYPPKAQAPAPDTKSSYAPVQFLHSITSTWTIAQSAYYRHKVIIKNTSQKPIADLKLLIEELSGPLWGLSPTNVKNIYELPLWQKVLNPGAECIFVYIQGGPQAQLSVLSYH; this is encoded by the exons ATGAGGAAGTCGAACGTAGTCCTCCTAGCTTTGTTGGTTGGCATTCTCCAGTTGGAAGCGACCATTGCTACGGTCTTCAACTTCAACTACGGTGAGGCCCTTGACAAGAGCTTATTGTTTTTTGAGGCACAGAGATCTGGTAAACTTCCACCAACTCAGCGAGTCATATGGCGGGCTGACTCGGGACTCAAAGATGGGTTTTCACAAGGG GTGGACTTGGTTGGAGGATATTATGACGCAGGCGACCATGTGAAGTTTGGGCTTCCAATGGCATTCAGTGTGACAATGCTTGCATGGGGAGCTATTGAGTTCAGCAAAGAAATCACAGAGTATAACCAAATGGGGAACACCTTATGGGCCATTAGATGGGGTACTGATTATTTCATCAAAGCTCATCCACAACCTAATGTTCTTTGGGGACAG GTGGGTGATGGGGCTTCTGATCACTATTGTTGGGAGCGTGCTGAAGATATGACAACTCCAAGGAATGGTTACAAGCTTGATGCAAATAATCCTGGTTCGGACCTTGCCGGTGAAACTGCTGCTGCCTTGGCTGCATCTGCCATAGCTTTCAAGCCTTATAACTCATCCTACTCTAATCTCCTTTTGGTACACGCCAAACAG CTTTTCTCATTTGCAGACAACTTCAGAGGCCTGTACGACGACTCTATCTCGTCTGCTAAGCAATTCTACACGTCATCAGGTTATTCG GATGAGCTATTGTGGGCTGCTGCCTGGCTGTATGAAGCAACCAATGATGTGTACTACTTGAAGTATGCAGTGGACAACGCTGTATACTTGGGTGGAACTGGATGGGCAGTAAAGGAATTCTCTTGGGATAACAAATATGCCGGTGTACAGATCCTTCTTTCAaag GTACTGCTGGAGGGAAAAAGCGGTGCCTTCACTAACACGCTAATGCAATATCAGGCAAAGGCAGACTACTTTGCCTGTGCTTGTCTGCAAAAAAATGATGGCTACAATGTCTACAAAACTGCTG GGGGCTTATTGTACGTGCGTGAATGGAACAACATGCAGTATGTCTCATCTGCTGCTTTTCTTCTTGCTGTATACTCTGAATACCTTTCTGCAGCCAACGCCAAGCTCACTTGCCCAGAAGGCCTAATTCAACCTCAGGAGCTCCTCAATTTTGCAAAGTCACAG GCAGACTACATCCTAGGTAATAACCCTAAGTCGATAAGTTACTTAGTTGGTTATGGACCAAATTATCCAACTCATGTTCACCATAGAGGTGCTTCCATTACCTCGGTACACATACTCCATTCTGTGGTTGAATGTGTGCAAGGTTTTGAGGCATGGTATTATAACCCTCAAGGAAATCCTAATGTGATATATGGAGCCCTGGTGGGCGGTCCTAATCAGAATGATGACTTCTCCGATGACCGGTCCAATTATGAAGAAACCGAACCTACACTTTCTGGCAATGCTCCTCTCATAGGCCTCTTTGCTAAGCTTCAAAGTGTACAAGGAATTCCAG GCCCCTATCACACAAAACTACCAGCGGTCcaccaaacaacaaaaa GTACCTATCCTCCCAAAGCACAAGCACCAGCACCGGACACAAAATCATCAT ATGCTCCTGTTCAATTCCTTCACTCCATAACTAGCACATGGACCATAGCACAAAGTGCCTATTACCGCCACAAGGTAATAATAAAGAATACATCACAGAAGCCAATTGCTGATCTTAAGCTGTTGATTGAAGAACTCTCAGGCCCTCTATGGGGTCTCTCTCCTACTAATGTAAAGAACATCTATGAGCTTCCTCTGTGGCAAAAGGTCTTGAACCCAGGCGCAGAGTGCATTTTTGTTTACATTCAAGGCGGTCCTCAAGCTCAGCTTTCAGTTCTAAGCTACCATTAA